The Triplophysa rosa linkage group LG3, Trosa_1v2, whole genome shotgun sequence genome has a segment encoding these proteins:
- the LOC130552134 gene encoding ubiquinol-cytochrome-c reductase complex assembly factor 6 — MPAGVSWPRYLRMLTASMLSMFAGAQVVHQYYRPDLTIPDVPPKPGELRTELLGLKERQTDSEKQ; from the exons ATGCCAGCAGGCGTATCCTGGCCAAGATATCTAAGGATGCTTACTGCCAGCATGTTGTCAATGTTTGCAGGAGCACAGGTCGTTCATCAGTATTACCGTCCTGATTTG ACGATTCCAGATGTCCCACCAAAACCCGGGGAACTGAGAACAGAGCTTCTTGGCTtaaaagaaagacagacagactcaGAGAAACAATGA